A window from Candidatus Rickettsiella viridis encodes these proteins:
- the tolR gene encoding protein TolR, with translation MFHNKSRHQRHKGPLSEINVVPYIDVMLVLLVIFMVTTPLLSQGIKVNLPKAQAQTISQSQEPIIVSVDGEGHFYLNTSVHPEVALDEVQLSQEVRQQLELAQQKNQVRQVFVKGDRNVNYGKVVGAMVLLQKAGAINIGLITESPHKLAA, from the coding sequence ATGTTTCATAATAAATCTCGGCATCAACGCCATAAAGGTCCACTCTCAGAGATTAATGTGGTCCCCTATATTGATGTCATGTTGGTATTGCTGGTTATTTTTATGGTAACAACGCCTTTATTGTCTCAGGGCATCAAAGTTAATTTGCCCAAAGCACAAGCTCAGACAATCTCACAATCACAAGAACCTATCATTGTTTCAGTCGATGGTGAAGGTCATTTTTATTTAAATACCAGCGTGCATCCTGAAGTAGCGCTTGATGAGGTACAACTTAGCCAAGAAGTCAGGCAACAATTAGAATTAGCTCAGCAAAAAAATCAAGTGCGTCAAGTTTTTGTTAAGGGAGATAGGAACGTCAACTATGGGAAAGTGGTAGGCGCCATGGTTTTATTACAGAAGGCGGGTGCTATTAATATTGGATTAATAACGGAGTCCCCTCATAAATTGGCTGCTTGA
- the tolQ gene encoding protein TolQ: MPIADPTFWSYFLQASFVVKLVMLLLLLASILSWSIILHRGFFLRRTKTVLAEFEEKFWSGLDLSKLYTELSRVADEHEGLAHIFHAGFREFVRLHKQVGDKPVIIMEGVQRAMRIAYAQQHQRLEKHLDFLATLGSTSPYIGLFGTVWGIMTSFQALSASQQASTIAMVAPGISEALIATAMGLFVAIPAVIFYNRYASQIQHLLHQYHTFQEEFSNILHRQIHGSHHVS, from the coding sequence ATGCCAATCGCTGATCCAACTTTCTGGAGTTACTTTTTACAAGCAAGCTTTGTTGTAAAATTGGTGATGCTATTGCTGCTTTTAGCATCAATTTTATCATGGTCAATTATTCTACATCGGGGTTTTTTTCTACGACGCACAAAAACGGTGCTGGCTGAATTTGAAGAAAAATTTTGGTCAGGTTTGGACTTGAGTAAACTTTATACTGAGTTAAGTCGCGTCGCCGATGAACACGAAGGCTTGGCACATATCTTTCATGCGGGCTTTCGTGAATTTGTGCGCTTACACAAACAAGTAGGCGATAAACCGGTCATCATTATGGAAGGAGTTCAGCGTGCCATGCGTATTGCTTACGCGCAGCAACACCAACGCTTAGAAAAGCATCTCGATTTTTTAGCAACCTTAGGTTCTACCAGCCCTTATATCGGATTATTTGGAACGGTATGGGGGATTATGACCTCCTTTCAAGCGTTATCGGCTTCGCAACAAGCGTCAACAATTGCCATGGTTGCACCCGGTATTTCTGAAGCCTTAATTGCGACAGCCATGGGTTTATTTGTGGCGATTCCAGCGGTTATTTTTTATAACCGCTATGCCAGTCAAATTCAGCATTTACTCCATCAGTACCATACTTTCCAAGAAGAGTTCTCAAATATTCTCCATAGACAGATTCATGGTAGTCATCATGTTTCATAA
- the tolA gene encoding cell envelope integrity protein TolA, with protein sequence MKSYSVNCKEDYRFTLLLATLFHIVLFSALFLTLRCPKPLLLSAAVPLAIIHATAMETIPLSPPVPAAEEKIKIPVKTAPVLIKPALIEKSPLTLAVKEKKIVKKQVNPTPAQLKPRLKTTITTPEKTATPLTQHKLVKKEKNANHPLSLKSLQIAQKNVQQLLQQEVSSTLQKNQMATRNAAATTKYRHLILQSIAQQWIIPPDVDKHLETRLVVQLAPGGMVLEVVIIKGSGNAVLDRSVQTAIYKASPLPVPKESGLFNSFRQINLTVRPEGLIS encoded by the coding sequence ATGAAATCTTATTCTGTCAATTGTAAAGAAGATTATCGTTTTACTTTATTACTTGCCACCTTATTCCATATTGTATTGTTTTCAGCTTTATTTTTAACACTGCGTTGTCCTAAGCCCTTATTGTTGAGTGCTGCAGTGCCTTTAGCGATTATTCATGCGACAGCGATGGAGACTATTCCATTGTCGCCGCCTGTTCCTGCTGCCGAAGAAAAAATTAAAATACCTGTTAAAACAGCGCCTGTGCTTATAAAGCCTGCACTAATCGAAAAAAGTCCTCTAACGTTAGCGGTTAAAGAGAAAAAAATAGTTAAAAAGCAAGTCAATCCAACGCCAGCGCAGCTTAAACCCCGCTTAAAAACAACGATAACTACGCCAGAAAAAACAGCCACTCCATTAACACAACATAAGTTAGTAAAAAAAGAAAAAAATGCTAACCATCCTTTATCGCTTAAATCTCTACAAATAGCACAAAAAAATGTACAGCAGTTATTACAACAAGAAGTCAGTAGTACCCTACAGAAAAACCAAATGGCAACGCGTAATGCAGCAGCGACTACAAAATATAGACATTTAATTTTGCAATCTATTGCACAGCAATGGATTATTCCCCCTGATGTGGATAAGCACTTAGAAACCAGATTAGTGGTACAACTTGCGCCCGGTGGTATGGTATTAGAAGTGGTGATTATAAAAGGTAGTGGTAACGCTGTTTTAGATCGTTCGGTACAGACGGCTATTTATAAAGCATCACCATTACCTGTTCCTAAAGAGAGTGGTTTGTTTAATAGCTTTAGGCAAATTAATCTCACTGTAAGACCAGAAGGTTTAATTTCTTAG